A segment of the Leclercia adecarboxylata genome:
TGCTCGGTTCGTCCGAGAAGCCTTAAAACTATGACGACACATTCACCTTGAACCAAGGGTTCAAGGGTTACAGCCTGCGGCGGCATCTCGGAGATTCCCTCACCTTTCTACCCAGCGACTACCATGACGCAACTTCCTGAAGTCCCTGCCTCACGCCAACACATTCGTCAGTTTATCCGTCAGCAACGCAGAGCCTTAACGCCTCAACAGCAAGCCCATTTCGCCCAGCAGGCCGCGGCCCGCATGATGGCTTATCCGCCCGTCGTCATGGCGCATACCGTTGCCCTGTTCCTCTCTTTTGATGGCGAACTTGATACCCAACCGCTGATCGATGAACTCTGGCGCACCGGGAAAAAGGTCTATCTGCCGGTACTCCACCCCTTCAGTCCCGGGAACCTGCTGTTCCTGCACTATCATCCTCACAGCGAGCTGGTGGTGAATCGTCTGAAAATCACCGAACCGAAGCTGGACGTGCGCGACGTGCTGCCGCTTGAGCAGCTGGACGTGCTGGTGACGCCGCTGGTGGCCTTTGATGAGAGTGGTCAACGTCTGGGGATGGGCGGCGGTTTTTACGATCGCACGCTGCAGAACTGGCAGCAGCATGGCTTACAGCCCGTAGGCTACGCGCATGATTGTCAGGGCGTTGAAAAGCTACCGGTGGAGAAATGGGATATTCCGCTGCCGGCGGTGGTGACGCCGTCGAAGCTTTGGGAATGGTGAAAAAGCCGGGTGGCGGCTTCG
Coding sequences within it:
- a CDS encoding 5-formyltetrahydrofolate cyclo-ligase, whose protein sequence is MTQLPEVPASRQHIRQFIRQQRRALTPQQQAHFAQQAAARMMAYPPVVMAHTVALFLSFDGELDTQPLIDELWRTGKKVYLPVLHPFSPGNLLFLHYHPHSELVVNRLKITEPKLDVRDVLPLEQLDVLVTPLVAFDESGQRLGMGGGFYDRTLQNWQQHGLQPVGYAHDCQGVEKLPVEKWDIPLPAVVTPSKLWEW